One window of the Zea mays cultivar B73 chromosome 3, Zm-B73-REFERENCE-NAM-5.0, whole genome shotgun sequence genome contains the following:
- the LOC108961162 gene encoding uncharacterized protein isoform X1 translates to MFLAPGSPPSSCSVFLYPLFPRLLVRCARRIFASSTEIYNKNMELRRDSQACLNHSNWWTCVEKIAKLQYDGFHYSSTEIMARFNRGYADGELIRYGSWLWRCGTHWL, encoded by the exons ATGTTTTTGGCCCCGGGGTCTCCTCCCTCATCTTGTTCCGTGTTCCTGTATCCGTTGTTTCCGCGCCTGTTGGTCCGCTGCGCACGCCGGATTTTTGCATCGAGCACGGAGATCTACAACAAAAACATGGAGCTACGACGCGACTCCCAAG CATGTTTGAACCATAGCAATTGGTGGACGTGTGTAGAGAAGATTGCAAAACTGCAGTATGATGGATTCCACTATTCATCAACCGAGATCATGGCGCGCTTCAATCGTGGCTACGCTGATGGGGAATTGATCCGTTATGGCTCGTGGCTGTGGAGATGTGGAACTCATTGGTTATAG